In Sebastes umbrosus isolate fSebUmb1 chromosome 15, fSebUmb1.pri, whole genome shotgun sequence, the genomic window CTGCACATATGAGGGCAAATACCACCAGCACGGACAGGTCTTCTACCCTGATGCCCTTTGTCAGAAGGAATGCACCTGTAACGGCACAGTAAGAATGACGTGAACGGAGAGTATGAAGGAGTTATCTGTGGTTATTTGGGAATGCATTTTAACACACACCATTTTCAAGAATGATCAAGCAGGTATGTCTTTCATATTAGGTGCAGTGTAAGCAGTCCTCTTGTGGTCCCAATGAGAAGTGTGAGATGAAGAATTCCGTGCGATCGTGTCAGCCTTTGAGAAAAGGAGTGTGCTCCATCTCTGGAGATCCACATTACAACACCTTTGACAACGCCACCTATGACTTCCAAGGCACCTGCACCTACGTCGCAGCTGAAAGCTGCCACCTGAGCGGCACGCGGCTCACCAACTTCTCTGTGTCGGTGGAGAATGACAAGTGGTATGGTTTGTCTGACAATACTAAGGTGTCAGTGACCAAACTCGTAGCGGTAGAAGTTTACGGAACCGTCTTGATCCTTCGCAGCAACCAATTTATTGTTTGGGTACGTcattaatattgtcattgtttaaAACGATATTTTACACTAACAAATTTATCAAATGgcaatgtgaaaacaattttACAATGTGAAGGGGGCCGCTTGTAGTGATggacctacagagaattatcacctgaatctgttcacaacttgtttccgcTGACCCCAAGTAGCCAGAAAACGacaaaacctcaggaatccattggtaacaaccatgtcatgctagcttgtcagtaAGGAGGATatataacactccaaagttaggctaaattttggtgagggaaactggcatggccattttcaaaggggtcccttgacctctgacctccagatattcatgtgtgatgatgttagtgcCCATAGgaaccatttcattgtagtgagaccattattttaaacttgacctcactgtataaaatgacctttggtgacctctaggataatcacagcctcatgaaattttacaaccacaaactatagacctagagcattcagaggatagatggctTTATTAGGTAgattaacaataagggggtttctgagcagtttccagtacggaagtgctcgccatccaatcaccgaaagtttttgatacaaaatcacagcatggctttttctatggtgttcctcaaggtcatAGTGTCTTAATAtggtattttagagggattattgatcattttttatcaattctcgagtggtaaaaaatggttaaatttagcatcaaatctgtgtaacaaatgatatcaacccaaaaattgctggaACAACTTATATGATAttagtgagcatgggaatggccatcatatacttctatcataatgtccTCAGCCCTTatgcactttcacaatttatttaaatgaattaatgaattaaaaaattcatgtctatttctgatttatgactagaacaacgtGACAcatagtgctgagctgcatctcaaattaatcttcaggttcccagatttcagatgatgtacaccacttctatgtggacatctactgttgacctgctatctgcccttaaagaccccctgtaccctgctaaaaagacaaaaattggtctattgtgggtcttaCAGGGACAAATGTTCATAATCATTAAATATAACTAAATTACAGCAAATATATGTCAAATGAGAAGAAATAATGGATAATCAAAGCATTATTCTTTGCAGGTAAATGGAGTCACACATTTCCTTCCACTAAACCTCCACAACGGTGCCGTGCAGGTTTATCATGAGGGGCTAAATTACGTCATTATGACAGACTTTGGCCTGAGGGTCACGTATGATCTGGTCTACCACGTCACTGTCACTGTCCCTGGAAACTACATTGGCAGAACCTGTGGTCTGTGTGGCAATTTTAACAATGACAAAGCAGATGAGTTCCAGCTGCCGGATGGAAACGTGACCAAGGACTTTCAGGCCTTTGGAGCATCGTGGAAAGTGCCCGTGCCTGGAGCGGTCTGTGAAGATGGCTGCCGTGGCGACCAGTGCCCCAAATGTGATGGTTCTAAAAAAGCTGCGATAGAGGCAAAATGCGCACTTATCAACAATCCCAAAGGTCCATTTGCTGCCTGCCATGATGTAATTGATCCCGCAGCCTACTTCAGAAATTGTGTCTATGATGTTTGCATGGCCAAAGATGATGAAAGCATGCTGTGTCACAGTATCACTGCATATATGTTGGACTGCCAAAACCTTGGTGCAAAGATTGAGAACTGGAGAAGTGCTTCTTTCTGCCGTGagtctgcacttttttttactattcatTGTACTCTGTGATATTCATCTATAACTCCACATCTGTTCAACATATCcactataaaaaaacaactcctAAATCGTACTATTTGATTACAGCTTTTACATGCAGGGCTGGCAGCCATTATGAAACCTGTGCACTGCCTTGTACCTCTGCATGTCCTGGTCTCCGTGACACCCGCACATGCACCACGACTTGTGTTGAGGGCTGTGCCTGTGATAAAGGCTACTACTACAATGGAACCGGCTGTGTGCCCTCTGACCAGTGCAGCTGCTATTTCAATGGCGAAACTTACATGGTGATAATATAATaagttattaatgtattaaaggCAGGCTCGATCTGATAAAGTGAACCCGGACGTTATTCAGTCTATTGACAAAGCATTCCGGCTAGACCATGAGCTGACACGTAATCGTGACGAGGAAATGTTTGAATCCCTTATACTCCGTGCGCTTTCTCTTTTCGGCAAATCACCCTGCTGCGACGCAAATGAAAGAGGGTGAGATGGTCCGTAATGCCACTAAATAAACGGAGGCAAGACGAGGAGGAGTACAACATACCTGTGAGACCGATGCACTTCTTCACTTCTGCCACCAgcagctcctcaaagttctctATTTTCTCCGCCCATCCCCGTAATTAGAAAATGTTGGACGGGCATTTTTTTCAAGAGTTCACCTGAAACCATTTGATTTGAAATGATAATATATACACTAACACGTTCCAACAACTACATTACACTCTATAAACcagtaaaaataacataaaatatagtATTGCCCCTTTTAATATTAACCTAACCATGTGTTTTGTTGCAGGTTGGAGAGTCCATTATAACTGATGACTGTCACAGGATTCACACCTGCCAGGCCTCTGGAGTAGTTCTGTccaaaaacattacatgtgaCCCCAACAAGAGCTGCCTGGTCAAAAACGGCAAGTTGGGGTGCTACATTCAGCACTGCTTTTTGAACGCCAATGGGACCCTCACTGAATTTAATGGTGAAGGTGGTACCGTAACAACGCCAGGAACCTATGAGATTATCCAGAGCTGCGACGTCTCTCCGACATCAATCTGGTTCAGGGTGGTGGTGAAGTTGGAGATGTGCACCCCTGGTGTCAACACAATTGTAGCCGTGTATGTGTTCTTCAATGAAGTGATGATCACAGTCGACCACAAACATGACATCTGGGTAAGTGTCTGACTAAAGATATGACATTAATGttacattaaaaatgaatgtgttaCTATAAAGTGTTAAATCTGTGTTCACAGATAAACGGAAGAGCGATGACTCAAACCACTTTCTCCCAGAACAACGTAAAGGTGGCGGTTTCTGACAATGCAGTGAGAATTAACAGCCCTTCCAGCCTTCAGGTGTCCTTTAGTTCAACCAATGAACTCGCCATTAGTGTCAGTGACAAAGTAGCTGACGTGGTATGTGGGGCGTGTGGGACGATCCGTCCCACTTACACAACACTACAAGATCTGAGAGAGACACTGCTGGTCGATCTTCACGGGCCGAGCACTGACTTTGCGTCACTGAACATTGGGCAGTGGACGGCTCCTGATTTCCCCCAATGGTAAGTTAGATACATGACCTGTTTGTAGCACATAAAGAGTAGAAATTGCTCCAATTTGCATCAAAGACCTCGACACTACAAACACATAGAGTGCACCAATTTCCACAggaattgttgtatttttctacTTTCTACAAAAAAAATTGTACAAATCAAACATCAAACTACACATATATGTCGCTTTTGGAAATTTGCAGCAAATCAGATGATTAATATTGttgtcattatcattatttctTCTTCCTGGACTATATCATATGCAGatgatataattatttatttatttacttgtgCCTTCATCAACTTCACAATTTGACAAAtaatttttgtgtttctttttcagTGGTCAGTAAATTTCAGTCCTGCCAGCTTTTTTATCAACTGCATTGATTGACATCCTTCAGCGCTCACACGACTGACAGCATCATTGATTCATGAAATTACTTTTATTAATGTAGAGAATCCCATATGCATGTAAATCTCATTACTTGCTACGTTTTAATTGTCAAAATTCTGAAATATATGCTTGTCTTGTCAAACACCTGTAATAAAACAGCTTCTAACTTTGATATTTTGCTTtggaataaatataaacatatcaACCACTCAAGGTTGTGTGATGTCTGTCTTGTATGTGTAACTATGATAATCTGATACCAATCTGTCTATCCAACCATTTCATCAAGCTGCTGTATCACCCACATTTTCACTTAAAATGCATCTGAAATAACATTTAGTTATCCCTTTTTGTCATCAAAAGTCTTCAAAAATGTCAACAGCTGGGGGCGTGTCTGTGTTTGAGGAGGGCAAGGAGAGACAAAGTAAGCAAACTTGTGCTTTAGCTTACAAGTCATGGGAAGACAGTGTTTTGTAAGCAGTGTGGTACTGGAAAATAAGGACCACACCAGCATCTAAATGGACAGAAGTGattttaaatgtagttataatatataattgtgCATATACTAattttgtatataaaatatgtaaaatcactaaggaaaagagaaaatattgttttttttagaaaaacaagATTTCCCCATTGAAATCATCACATTTACAATCAAAACAATCTTGAGGtttttacattcaaaatgtATTATGATATCTTTAAAGTAAAGCTTAAAATTATGTTCATGATGTTCACAACTAAAATCTGCGGTTGAAAATGAGATGAATGAGTGATTCAGTCTTTTTTCTACAAAAAGTAGAGTTAACATCAGCGAAACTTGACACAAAGATATGTTACGTCAGTGTGACTGTCTGCCTATGATATGATGAAGTGATTCAAGTGGCGGTTTGAAaacaaattaatgcaaaaatggtctgatttttttctcctaaagaaTAACAGGACGTGTGATTAACAGAGCAGATATGTATGCTATAGCAGgaaaacaaatataatttaaGTTGAACTTTAAATTTAAACACGGAGGCAACAAATTACACCAGATTCTCCAACACACTTTGACGTAATCTGTTTTTTGGTCActaaataatatacaatatatcacATGATGAACCAGATGTGTCAGTATATATTTGAGATAATTGTGAAGATGTATGTGGTGGTTACCACAAAGTTAACGTAGTCATTCAATAGAAATTGATTTGAAgttgaaaattacttttttaggGCCCCAATGTCAACATTTGATTTTTTGTTCTCAACAGCTCTGTGCGTAATGATAAGGGATCATTCCTATGTTTATGGGATTGCCCAGTACAACAGGAATTCAGGCAGAACATAAAAGGGATGGTCAAATCCCACTTGATCCAGtgtattttatacagtatttagCACTGTTAACTCTATGCCAAATATCCAGAATTGTTTAAAACAGTTGTatctttactttgaaaaataaataaagcaaaaagaACTGGAATAATTGAATCTGGACAAGATTTAATTTgtcatgaaatattaaaaacattggGTTTCTAAGAATTCATCCTTCTAGTTACCCTACTAATTAATGCAACTTTCTATATCGGCTTGTCATTTCAGCAACCCGaagacatttttgttgtttgattcATTCAATTGTTTTCTGAAACTCGTGCTTAGAACCATCTAGAAATAAACAAAGAGGCAAAATTGAAGTTGAACAAGAAGTTTATTATGCAATTATTTTACCAACCCATTTCATTAAAGCTTGAATTAACACTAATACCATATTTCAAATAAAACTTTCAGTACTGATTTATTGTTGAATTTTCTGCAGATGATGATACTGCTGCGTTGATCTCTGGGTGTTGAAAAGATGATTTTTCTTTCATAACTCACtgcaaaaagacaacaaattaATGTTTCACATGTATTCATGTGGATCCACCAGACATCATATTGTAAATGTATTCAGAAACAGTTTCTTATTGTTTCTTTTCTACATGGATTGCCTAATGTTGGGTGTTCACTGCACCATGATAACCCAAATAtgttgatattctcagagaaaTACTATTTACAAAAGTTGTTCAGACATTGAATCCACTGTGTAAACATCAATTCAACTTTATTTCTGATATCAAAACCAGCCTGTATCCTACTCACCAGGAAGGGAAGTCCTGTGCAGAAAATGTGGCCATGTACTCCTGCATACTTTCCTGCCTGAAGTCCATGGTGTCTCTGAGGGGCAAGAATGTGTCACATGCTCCGCCCAACTTGTCTACCATGCTGTCACTTACAGTTACAATGAGCCCCCGGGTGTTGCTGAAAGACAGCTGGAAGTGTGACGTATAATCGATAATTACGGTTTCCTCACTGCCTCTCACAAAGATATTATTTCCAGGCAGGCTGGGGAGGGTCACCTTTTTACCATTGACCTGAAAACAGAATGagattaagatttttttctatttaatgtGAGGTTATGTTTAGATACCAAGGACATCTGGTGTAGGTCATGTAATATATGTATTTGACAATTTGGGAAATACGatcatttgctttcttgcagaggtagatgagaagatcaaccCTGTCTCTCTATAAACTGATTCTACATTCATATGCAGAATACTTGTGATACTCGATACACGATATTCGACCTGAATGTGGGCAGTGCCAAGTGGGGTCAACCACACACACTTCTTTGCTATTGGTTGAAGCTGCGACTTTGCCAGTCAAAGTTCATCAAAGCTAAACGCCACATGATGCGAAGATGCAAATTTGCTTTGCCACCAGAAGCAAATCCTTCATTCGCCCCTTCGCTCAcatagaatggaagtgaacgggagacatgtgtgaccgtgcctggaaagtgaataagcgtatttcccaaaatgttgaactactcctttaaaAATACCCACCCAGGTCTCCTGTGTGTCAGTAACAGTGACACTCAGGTCATTAAAGTAGACGTAAACAGCGACAACGCTCTTCGCACCGGTCGCAGTGCACTCTTGGAGCTTGGCCACAACCCTGAACCAGTCAGGAGCTGATTCGTCATGGTGTGTGAGGATCTCATAAGCCCCCATGACAGAGATAGTGCCGGTCGTGCCATCGAAAAGAGTAATGGAGCCTTCATTCCCCATCTGACACTGTTTGGGATGGCAGCCAAGTATACCCTTGTTGACCTGGCACTTCTCTGCAACATTGCATGAAAAGTGCTCACACTCAACTCCACGAGATGCTGTACAGTTGCAGCGCTGCTGGCAGTTGTCAGATAGCACAGACTCGCCAATCTAGAGCAGAGAGTCAAGCAATTAACAGTTTATTAGTCtgagcataaataaataatacaacataATATTGTAAATTTCCTAAATTTCAATGCTGGTCAGACAACTTTACAAAAAGtatattcttcttcttattagaTACATTGCACCGTATATGGCAGGTATGCGTGCGTTGGGTCTATTACCTGCAAATTGAACTAATATAAACTAATATACATGTGCAGCATACCAAATTTTTAAGCAGAAATCTATTTTTGGCATTaatgggcaaaaaatccataataaacttccagcgtattgtaattcaagtggtagCCCAGGGTAGGCAGTTTTccggaaaaaatataaaataaaaaacaccagaATTTGGAGATACAGCCCTCAttctgcagctctcctctctcctaaGCCCCTCCCACCAGAGGAGCAGGGGCATGTGCACACGCTTCATGCAGTAACCAGTacgagtactagtcattcatttcaatcatCATCCGTCATACAGTAACAGTAATAGAAACTTTTCCTGCTGGATGTTCCGCCGTTGAATCAGACTTTCTCTATCTGAAAGGACGTGCCCGCGCATCTGCAGTTGCAGCCAATAaacgctttctctctgaaatgacacgtgattggctaaagtctctCTAAATACATTAACATAGAATGTAACTTcgatagaaaataataaagaggACTAAATGTGATTGTTTGCCTATCTGAAAATTAAAGTTTCAGAAATGAATGCAGACCAATGGCTGCCTGAAGAGCAGGTATTCAAtcttaaaacatacagtatgcttcGGAAACTTGACAGAGGACTGAGGGCTACCTCACCTTATAGGAAAGTCCTTTGTGGAAACAACTGCAATTCTTCTGGGCAACACAGTCAGTCCCGCTGAAGTAGTAGCCTTCATTACAGGCGCAGCCCTCAGCACAAGTGGCGGGGCAGCTGATGGTGTTGGTGAGACCAGGACATGGAGAGCCACAGGTTTCAGAGCAGATCTGGTAGTGACTGTTTTCAGGACACTTAATAGCTACAAAAGAAAGCACATTTAGATGAACTGATGCAACAAAAGCATTACACtaaattttaaagctagacaaTGGCAAAAAAAGTGGCATAGTTACGGACAAATAGACAGGTTCTTAAATTAgtttcttgtaaacaaataaaagttatgtttacatttagtgtttctcaccaaaaccaCGACGATTTTTATTGCTTTAAATCGTGCATTATTTACATCCATGTTCACTAgctagcagtcttcttcttccctgtctttaaagatttttttttcttttaacggAACCATCATTCATAAAACAGACAACAGTACTTACGGCAGAAATCAGGCGTCCTCCAGTTGTCGATCTTTACTCCAATGGTCTGACAGTCAGCAATGTACGCTGAGATGCTGTTGCAGAGAACGCTGCGGTCTCCCTGAGACATGCAGACGTCATAGACACAATCTCTGTAGTAAGGCTCAGGATTTAGGCTGCTGTGGCAGGCAGCAAAGCTACCAGTAGATTTAGTGATACTTTTACAATCTTCCTCAAAGATTTTCTTTAGTGTGCTGTTACATTTGGGGCACTGGTCGCCACTGCAGCCATCTTCACAGACCACCCCCGGCATTCCCGTTTTCCAGGCTGCTCCAAAGGTCTGGATGTCCTTGGTGATATTTCCATCAGGTAGCTCGAACTTATCTGTCACGATGTCGTTAAAACTGCCACACAGACCACAGGTTTTGTCCTTGTAGTCTTCAGGAACAGTGACAGTGACTTTGTAGATCATATCATAAGTCACCTTCAGGCCAAAGTCAGTTATGATATTATAGTGAAAACCCTCTTGGAAGACTTCCACTTGTCCCTCATTGAGGTTAAGAGGAATGCCTGTCAAGGTGCCATTCACCTGgagaacacaaagaaaaagatcAGCTGTGTTAAGCTTTATCTTTTATAGTCTTTGTATAGTAAATTGTgctattttaacaataaagttACTTTCTATTATCGATTGAAAGTCAGGGTTAATGAATAGAGGAAAATGTATCAACAGTCTATAAACAACATTACTGACCATGATCGTTTTAAGTTGATTGTTTCGGAGGACCAGTGTTGTGCCATACACCTCCACAGCAACAAGCTTGGCTACGGACAAATGTGGCTGCTCTGTCTGTGTCCACTTCTCATTCTCCACGACCACAGAGAAGGCATCGAGCCATGAACGCTCCAGATGGCACGATTTAGCTGCGGTATAGGTGCAGGTGCCTTGGAAGTCATAGGTATGGTTGTTAAAGGCTTTGTAATGTGGATCACCTGAGATTGTGCACGTTCCATTTCCCGCTGGTCCACATGATCGGAAATCCGTGCCGTTCTTCAACTGCAGGTCATCTTTGGGGTTGTGATTGTAATTGCCACACAGACCACACATGGCATCAACATATGTGTCGGGTACTTTGACATGTACTGTTGCATTCCAGTAATAGGTGACTTGCAGGCCAAATTCGGTCTTGATCTcaacaaaatcatttttctGGTAGACTGTGAAATTGCGTTTGAGTTTGAAAGGTAAGTTGGTAAGTTCTCCATTTATCTGCAAAAAAAGATTGATTAATTCAAGACTGGactgaaaaatatcaataatactGTGATAAATTTGCTGCAGTGTATCTCACCAGGACTGAGTCTTTGTGCTTTCTTGCAGCAACAATTGAAGTTCCATAAACTTTGACCTCCACCTGCTTTGCACCAGAATCACTTCCCTTGCCACGGGCATCATATTTAACTGAAACGATAAACTGTTGCAGGGAAGGATCTTTTGAGCAGACCTCAGCCAGCTGATACACACAGGTGCCCTGTAAGTTGTAATTATGCCCATCAAAGGTCTCAAAGTGAGGGCCAGCACTCATGCTGCACTCAGCGTAGGCTATCGGGTGACATCCGATAAGGTCATCAACCACCTTGCACTCATACCCTTGGCGACAACCTGGTTTCTCGCAATAAACTTCCTTGGTAGTTCCGTTGCATGTGCACCTCTCGGCACAGTCATCAGTAAAGATGGAGTCTCCAGCGCCTATGTAGAGGCTCTTATCTTTGTACAAGCAGCCACACTGGGCCTTATGGACACACTCGGTGCCGCTAAGCAGGAAGCCCTCGTCACAGACACAGGTCTCTACGCAgctttttttgcactttgtggCAGCATCTGGGTTTTCACAGGTGGCAGGACAGGCATTCCCACAGAACTCATAATGGCTGTTCTTTGGGCATGAGGGTCGAGCTGTTTCAGACAAAACCACAATATGTTACCATCACAGAATGAGGGTGAAACTCAAAAAAGTAAGGGATTTTTTAAACTCTTTAGTTACTCACAGCAACCGGCGAGGCGCCTCCAGTCATAAATTTTGATGCCGGCCCTCTGACAGGCGTCGGCGTACACTTGCATGGAGTCACACAGGAAGTCCTTCAGCCCCTCGCCCATGCATATATCAAACAAACAGATCTCATGAAAGACTTTGGGGTCAATGACAGCATTACAGTCTCTGAGCGGACCATCCATAATGCCAGTGAGCACACTGCAGAACGCCCTGGCGCGCCAGCTGTGAAAAAAGCCGACAGCTTTCACATCACAGGTCTCACACTGGCCCGAGCATTCGTCTCGACACTGAGCATCATCCGTCACATTAGGAACCCTCCAGCTCTTGCCCAGGGCCACCACACTGCTGGTCTGTGAGCCAGTAGGAGTCATCAAGTCATCTTCCTTTTTGCTGTTGAAGTTGCCACACAGGCCACACACCTTGCCAGAGAAACTACCCGGCACTGTGATGACAAGATACTCCTTCCAGTCATACTGCACGGTCAGGCCAAAATCGGTCTCCACAATGACAGACAGGCCGCTCTGGGATAGCTTCACCTTGCCATTGCCCAGGTTGATGGGGAGATTCCACAATGTGTGGTCCATCTAAAACATATTCACAGAGATTTTTGAATTAAGTGAATAAATAGCATTTCTACACAGACTTCTTGAGTAACATGAGTAGTCCAGTTTGTTAAAAGACCGTACTCACCCTGACAAGGCCAAACTCTGATCGCACAATGGTCACAGTGAACCCATGCACCTTAATGATCACCTTGCCGACAAATGTGACCTCTGAACCAGCTTGTTTGTCATTCTGAGCATCAACCTCAAAAGCTGGGTGGACTTCATCGACATGGCAGTTCTTGACCATCGTGTAGGTGCAGCTGCCCATGAAGTTGTAGTAGTTACCGTCAAATGTGCGGTAGTGAGGATCTCCCATGGCCCAGCAGGTACCTGCTTTGATGGCTGGTGGTTTTTTGACACATGTTGGGGAGTTTTCTTTCATCTGGCACACTTCACCTTCTGAACATTTGGTGGTGCTGCAGTCATCTGACACAATGtaagaagaagagaggacaaATGAaccatttatatgtatattttattgtagCCTACTATTCTATTTTGTGCTATACTAGGCTGTTTTATACTATACGTATAATATGTTATACTATACCaggctatactatactatgtaaGGGACTATGTACAGCTAGCAGctcattgttgtaaaataaacccaACAGGGCGATatagggtttatttcacaacaatgacccactagctgtacattattctgcttattacacggctacttacttaagaaatcaataatttgacacaaaaatggtccgccagagtctgacatctgaactgcgcccatagcaacggtctgttatacatagcaacagtctgttacaaagaaataacatatatatatattcatatatatatatatatacatacatatatatatatatacatatacatatatatacatatatacatacatatacatatatatacatatatatatagatatacatatatgtacatatatatatacacatatatatatacatatacatacatatacatatatatatacatatatacatatacatataaatatacatatatatatatatatatatatatatatatatatacatagctATGCTAAACCATATACTAAGCCATGCTactgctatgctatgctatggcATGCTGTACTGTATTATGATATATTAGACTATGaaatgctatgctatgctacaTTGTACCATATTTGTTATGTTATGCTCAATG contains:
- the LOC119502642 gene encoding IgGFc-binding protein-like, translating into MTDFGLRVTYDLVYHVTVTVPGNYIGRTCGLCGNFNNDKADEFQLPDGNVTKDFQAFGASWKVPVPGAVCEDGCRGDQCPKCDGSKKAAIEAKCALINNPKGPFAACHDVIDPAAYFRNCVYDVCMAKDDESMLCHSITAYMLDCQNLGAKIENWRSASFCPFTCRAGSHYETCALPCTSACPGLRDTRTCTTTCVEGCACDKGYYYNGTGCVPSDQCSCYFNGETYMVGESIITDDCHRIHTCQASGVVLSKNITCDPNKSCLVKNGKLGCYIQHCFLNANGTLTEFNGEGGTVTTPGTYEIIQSCDVSPTSIWFRVVVKLEMCTPGVNTIVAVYVFFNEVMITVDHKHDIWINGRAMTQTTFSQNNVKVAVSDNAVRINSPSSLQVSFSSTNELAISVSDKVADVVCGACGTIRPTYTTLQDLRETLLVDLHGPSTDFASLNIGQWTAPDFPQCGQ
- the LOC119502639 gene encoding IgGFc-binding protein-like codes for the protein MKGLVCCLTGLLLAGLCSASPAGREFATSFMQNLGRDDRDARFLVEVVALPSSRGSTKVKVSAMGEVYEKEINPGNSVSFKLPDSVEITGSKKSHQTVLIEASQDVTVMSLNYKQYTADTSVIYPVKDWGTEYFIFTPSSTHRDTFKEFSITNYKEPNSVEIFLKGSVTFQGKYYRRGSKMTLKLEAFETVQIQSQDNLRGTNVVSRLPVAVSSGHSCAQIYTTCNHVYEQLLPVNSWGKEFIIAPLPYHDLFYSSHDSVFVQASQPTIITVNVNGKVQSRRMFAGQTLEFYSQWPHAIYLTSDKGIQVLFEFNGGLDGVLDHFDPFLMTILPTSHFSTSYSLEGQGDFYNYIIVVARNKHLDSIKIEPKPQYANFNWQKVDGTDFSWTEMHYSNGANFYQISHHDSPFGVYSFGVAYANGYGSPAAADPADDCSTTKCSEGEVCQMKENSPTCVKKPPAIKAGTCWAMGDPHYRTFDGNYYNFMGSCTYTMVKNCHVDEVHPAFEVDAQNDKQAGSEVTFVGKVIIKVHGFTVTIVRSEFGLVRMDHTLWNLPINLGNGKVKLSQSGLSVIVETDFGLTVQYDWKEYLVITVPGSFSGKVCGLCGNFNSKKEDDLMTPTGSQTSSVVALGKSWRVPNVTDDAQCRDECSGQCETCDVKAVGFFHSWRARAFCSVLTGIMDGPLRDCNAVIDPKVFHEICLFDICMGEGLKDFLCDSMQVYADACQRAGIKIYDWRRLAGCSRPSCPKNSHYEFCGNACPATCENPDAATKCKKSCVETCVCDEGFLLSGTECVHKAQCGCLYKDKSLYIGAGDSIFTDDCAERCTCNGTTKEVYCEKPGCRQGYECKVVDDLIGCHPIAYAECSMSAGPHFETFDGHNYNLQGTCVYQLAEVCSKDPSLQQFIVSVKYDARGKGSDSGAKQVEVKVYGTSIVAARKHKDSVLINGELTNLPFKLKRNFTVYQKNDFVEIKTEFGLQVTYYWNATVHVKVPDTYVDAMCGLCGNYNHNPKDDLQLKNGTDFRSCGPAGNGTCTISGDPHYKAFNNHTYDFQGTCTYTAAKSCHLERSWLDAFSVVVENEKWTQTEQPHLSVAKLVAVEVYGTTLVLRNNQLKTIMVNGTLTGIPLNLNEGQVEVFQEGFHYNIITDFGLKVTYDMIYKVTVTVPEDYKDKTCGLCGSFNDIVTDKFELPDGNITKDIQTFGAAWKTGMPGVVCEDGCSGDQCPKCNSTLKKIFEEDCKSITKSTGSFAACHSSLNPEPYYRDCVYDVCMSQGDRSVLCNSISAYIADCQTIGVKIDNWRTPDFCPIKCPENSHYQICSETCGSPCPGLTNTISCPATCAEGCACNEGYYFSGTDCVAQKNCSCFHKGLSYKIGESVLSDNCQQRCNCTASRGVECEHFSCNVAEKCQVNKGILGCHPKQCQMGNEGSITLFDGTTGTISVMGAYEILTHHDESAPDWFRVVAKLQECTATGAKSVVAVYVYFNDLSVTVTDTQETWVNGKKVTLPSLPGNNIFVRGSEETVIIDYTSHFQLSFSNTRGLIVTVSDSMVDKLGGACDTFLPLRDTMDFRQESMQEYMATFSAQDFPSCEL